The following coding sequences are from one Rattus norvegicus strain BN/NHsdMcwi chromosome 11, GRCr8, whole genome shotgun sequence window:
- the Rtp2 gene encoding receptor-transporting protein 2: protein MSTSLTTCEWKKVFYEKMEVAKPADSWELIIDPNLKPNELGPGWKQYLEQHASGRFHCSWCWHTWQSANVVILFHMHLDRAQRVGSVRMRVFKQLCYQCGTSRLDESSMLEENIEGLVDNLITSLREQCYDEDGGQYRIHVASRPDTGLHRSEFCEACQEGIVHWKPSEKLLEEDAAFTDDSKRKGQAGFISDFFSFRWCLFWGALCLVIVYLQFFRGRSGFL from the exons ATGTCCACCAGCCTGACCACTTGTGAGTGGAAGAAGGTCTTCTATGAgaagatggaggtggcaaagccAGCGGATAGCTGGGAGCTCATCATAGACCCCAATCTCAAACCCAATGAGCTGGGCCCTGGCTGGAAGCAGTACCTGGAACAGCATGCCTCAGGCAG GTTCCACTGTTCTTGGTGCTGGCACACCTGGCAGTCTGCCAATGTGGTCATCCTCTTCCACATGCACCTGGACCGTGCCCAGCGTGTTGGCTCAGTGCGCATGCGTGTGTTCAAGCAGCTGTGCTACCAGTGCGGCACCTCACGGCTGGACGAGTCCAGCATGCTGGAGGAGAACATCGAGGGCCTGGTGGACAACCTCATCACCAGTCTGCGCGAGCAGTGCTACGACGAGGATGGGGGCCAGTATCGCATCCACGTGGCCAGCCGGCCCGACACCGGATTGCACCGCAGCGAGTTCTGCGAGGCTTGCCAGGAAGGCATCGTGCACTGGAAGCCCAGCGAGAAGCTGCTGGAGGAGGACGCCGCCTTCACCGATGACTCCAAGAGGAAGGGCCAAGCTGGTTTTATCTCCGACTTCTTCTCATTTCGCTGGTGCCTTTTCTGGGGTGCCCTCTGCCTGGTCATTGTCTACCTGCAGTTCTTCCGAGGCCGCTCGGGATTCCTTTAA